TTGCATATATATGTATTCAAAGGTCTGGAAGCTCAGGTTGAAAGTTCCTACTAAAGCACAACGGCAAcaaaatataattaagtcAATCTATTTCCTCCTATGTACCACAACCGTCAAGATACCGTCTTTTGCCATGGTTAAAGTTGCCGTAGCAGGCGGCACTGGTGGCCTTGGGCGAACCATTGTGGAGGCGCTCGCAAACTCCGACCACGAGACCGTCGTTTTGACACGAGAGGTATGCACaatccttttttctttgcacaGAAGTAGACTTACACTTCATGGCAACTAGCACAACATACATCGCAAGACTATTGCCGGAGTAACCCTGGTAGCCGTCGACTACACTAATGTAGAGGCTATCGTTCGGACACTCAACGATCACCGAATCCACACGGTGATCTCATCCATGGTAATCAAAGGCTTAGAGCAATCCGAAGCTCAAATAAACCTAATTCGCGCAGCCGAAGCCGCACCGTCTGTAAAGAGGTTTACCCCCAGTGAATTCGGTACCCCCCGACTTGAAGCGTAAGTTCCGCTTTCCCAGGCCTGACCTTGTTGTCTTGCTCAACAATCGTTTGGACTAGATCGACCAAAACAAGTGCTGCCGTCTCAATCAGTTACAAAGATGCCGCAATcgcagagctggagaaatCTCACCTCGAGTTtactctcttctctcatggCGTGTTCATGGATTACTATGGGATGCCCAAATTCCAATCCTACATGACACCCTGGGTATTCGCCATCGACATCGCTCACAAAGTGGCGGGTATCCCAGGGTCCGGCAATGTACCTGCTGTCTATACATATTCTGGAGACGTAGCCAAGTTTGTCGTGGCTGCCATAGGCCTTCCCGATGGAACATGGCATAAGCATAGTACGATGATTGGTGATCGCCGAACTTTGAATGAGGTCCTCGGTACAGCAGAATCTATTCGTGGAAGCTTTAAAGTGCAATACGACACCATGCAGAAACTTCAGCAAGGGGAGATAACCGAATTACCGTCCCATGTGCGCTTGTATTCGCAAACTGCGAAAGTGTTGCTCCAACAGCGTTTCGCTGGATTGGGTATCGGCATGGAGACTGGGGCATTCGACTTCAACGTTCCAGCAAATGGCGTATCGTTAAATGACCTTTTTCCAGACATTCACGTGAAATCTGTGGAAGACATCATTACGGAAGGCTGGGCTGAAAATGCCTAACATGTCGCTGCCCAAATAGAGTCGACTTTTGTGCTCGCACCTTACTGGAATTATCCGCCATATGAGTAGAATACTTGGAAGTACTGTTTAAATTATTAAGAAAGGCCCAATAGATCAAATCTGATTGAATGAGACATcaatttaaattaatttagaTGTAAAAAGCATTTCCGATGTGAACTCGCTTGGCTTCGGCGCCACTTGGATACTTGGGTGGCCGTTGTACAACGGAATTCGGCTAGAAGATTGATAGAGCGGCATAGTGCTTTTAATACAGCAGCATGATCTTGCAGAGGCATGGCTTTTTGCGGATTCAAATTCGCCCAATTCTACCTTCCCCATATATACTTCCGAGCAAAGGTGTTATTGCTGGCTGCCTTAACTGCTCACTATAGTACAAAATCAGGGTTGTAAGGTAGGTCGGGTAAACCTTCCATGGGTTTTCAACATCATGCTTGGCGTTGCCTCAAATAAGAAGTGTTGCTTATTGAGGCTAGTATGAATATGCGCAGTTGCAGCGGGTAATCAGTTGGGGTGGGGAGAGAAATAAGAAAGGATACAAGCGACTGTGAATACAAGTAAAAATTGACTGACTTGGACTCGCCGGAGTCGGTCCTTCGCCGAAGTCCTAGGTCACGCCGTCTTTCCAAAGGTCTTTTCAGAAAAGATACATTAGCACCATGATGACATGTTAATAGCTGATAGGTATTAGTATAAAATGATAATTCGAGCCAGAGGTATCAAAAGTGGTTTATCAAGGCAGCAAATCAGCGTAGGATACCTGCGTCTCTGTGATCCCCCGCACCATCACAGGGTCAATGGAAACCTCTGGCGCAGCCGTCCCCCGAACTTATATATCAACGCTGGGATGGGAATTAACGCCAAGGCAATGAAACCTAACAGAGAAGTCCCCCAGCCGACCCCTAGTGATTTGTACATTTGAGGGCCGGCAAGGGGGAGGAAAGCCGCGACTATGCATCGCAAAACGGAGAAGGCAGCTAGGCCGCTTGCAGAATGTTGAGGGTAAGCGTCGATTATGTATGCCTGGGCGGGAAGCCAAATCCCAACGATGGCAATACCAAAGGGAATAATTCCAATA
Above is a genomic segment from Trichoderma breve strain T069 chromosome 6, whole genome shotgun sequence containing:
- a CDS encoding nmrA-like family domain-containing protein; translated protein: MVKVAVAGGTGGLGRTIVEALANSDHETVVLTREHNIHRKTIAGVTLVAVDYTNVEAIVRTLNDHRIHTVISSMVIKGLEQSEAQINLIRAAEAAPSVKRFTPSEFGTPRLEASTKTSAAVSISYKDAAIAELEKSHLEFTLFSHGVFMDYYGMPKFQSYMTPWVFAIDIAHKVAGIPGSGNVPAVYTYSGDVAKFVVAAIGLPDGTWHKHSTMIGDRRTLNEVLGTAESIRGSFKVQYDTMQKLQQGEITELPSHVRLYSQTAKVLLQQRFAGLGIGMETGAFDFNVPANGVSLNDLFPDIHVKSVEDIITEGWAENA